Proteins encoded within one genomic window of Cucumis sativus cultivar 9930 chromosome 3, Cucumber_9930_V3, whole genome shotgun sequence:
- the LOC116402433 gene encoding uncharacterized protein LOC116402433 encodes MREARGKFAKQPYTSRSAAVQICTARPPLPFRHCPVQICTVFASCSVSVEAEPPCEAVTATSAAHNRRPPIPSPPLSALPRRKPGFSQPPAVVERAFSLYDQINLIDNVPEDQLRFQRYTETGFTVNGVDYEGSLLCVGNLLMSWTPKKFSEITSDRFALHFLFLTYNTQFTSFVLFGD; translated from the exons ATGAGAGAAGCCAGAGGaaag TTCGCAAAGCAGCCGTACACGTCCAGATCTGCCGCCGTCCAGATCTGCACCGCAAGACCGCCGTTGCCCTTCCGCCACTGCCCGGTCCAGATCTGCACCGTTTTCGCGTCTTgttctgtctccgtcgaagccgAGCCACCGTGTGAAGCAGTAACTGCCACGTCCGCCGCTCACAACCGCCGTCCACCGATCCCTTCTCCTCCGTTGTCTGCACTGCCGCGCCGGAAGCCTGGTTTCAGCCAGCCTCCTGCCGTCGTTGAACGTGCCTTTTCACTTTACGATCAGATCAATCTCATCGACAATGTCCCTGAAGATCAGCTTCGTTTTCAACG GTATACTGAGACGGGGTTCACTGTGAATGGAGTGGATTATGAGGGCAGCTTGCTTTGTGTTGGGAATTTGTTGATGTCTTGGACTCCTAAGAAATTTTCGGAAATTACGTCTGATAGGTTTGCTTTGCATTTCTTGTTCCTAACTTACAATACCCAATTTACttcctttgttctttttggtgattga